catttattttatgtatgtccACCCATTTGACTATGAGCCTGTGAGGGCAGGCATGGCTGGTCGTGCCTGGGTCACAGTATGGGCATCATCAATATTGATTGGGTGAATGAATATTCaagtgagtggatgaatgaatggccGAAACCAGGGTCTGCCCTAGAAGAGGCACTCAGTAAAAActttatggccgggcgcagtggctcacacctgtaatcccagtactttgagaggttgaggtgggcggatcacttgaggtcaggagttggaaatcagcctggccaacatggtgaaacactatctctactaaaaatacaaaaaaatttagctatgccgggcaccgtggctcacgcctgtaatcccagcactttgggaggccaaggcaggtggatcacctgagatcaggagttcgacaccagcctggtcaacatggcaaaaccctgtctctactaaagtacaaaaaatcagccagccgtgatggtgcgcacctgtagtcccagatacttgggagggtgaggcatgagaatcgcttgaacccaggaggctgaggttacagtgacctgagattgcaccactgcactccagcctgggtgacagagcatgtcaaaaacaaaaaaaattagctggacctggtggcaggggcctgtaatcccagctacttgggaagctgaggtaggagagttgcttgaacctgggaggcagaggttgcagtgagccaagatcacgccactgcactccagcctgggtgacagagcaagactccgtctcaacaacaacaacaacaacaaaaaacaaaataaacttgtcgagtgaatgaatgagcggatggaacagtgcctgacatacagcAGGTGCTTAATAAGTACTTAGTAATGAATGGCCAGAATGGTGCAtactggcacacagcaggcactcaataaatacttagaaatgaaTGACTGGTCAGAAtggtgcatggtggcacacagtaggtgctcaataaatactgagtGAAAGGTCAGAACAATAGCACaaagtaggcacttaataaataggAATGAATGGGGCCCAGCATACAGCAGGTGCCCAATAAATACTTAGTAATGAGTCATTAAACAGAATGGTACCTGGTACACAGCAGCCACTCAATAAATAGTAATGAGTAAGCAGGCAGaatgcagtaggtgctcaatagtTGCACATGGCCTGCGTGAATGTGCATGGAATGGAGGCTATGAagcaggaggtggggcagggagaCCTTCTGCCCAGATCCAACCCCCTGTCCCTGCTTCTCCCATCAGTCCCCGGAGGCCAGCTCCCTGCACAGCCTGGAGAGACAGGTaggtgggaaggtggggaggagcCGGCCTCCCCCTGCCCAGCCTTTCCTGCCAGAGGCAGCTGAGCGTCCACTGCTGCTCACAGGTGCAAGAGCTGCAGCAGCTGCTGGTGGAGagacaggaggagaaggagaaccTGGGACGGGAGGTGGAGAGTTTGCAGAGCCGGCTGTCCCTGCTGGAGGTAGGAGCAGTGATAAGtcggggctgggctggggctggggctgggtgggggaaCTTCTCTCCTGCAGCAGTGAAAAGACAGCCACACCAGTGCACGCACAGCCTCACACACATGCAAACGTACCCAccagacacatgcactcacaaaCCCATAGtcacagccgggcgcagtggctcacgcccataatcccagcactttgggaggccgaggcaggtggagcacgaggtcaggagatcgagaccgaccttccttccttccttccttcctccttccttcctttttttttttttttttttttttgacagagtcttgctatgtcacccaggctggggtgcaatggtgtgatctcggctcatggcaacctctgcctcccaggttcatgccgttctcctgcctcagcctcccgagtagctgggactacaggtgcccgtcacctcgcccggctaacttttgtatttttggtagaaatggggtttcaccatattggtcaggctggtcttgaactcctgacctcaggtgatccgcccaccttggcctcccaaagtgctggattacaggtgtgagccaccacacccagacccaGAAAGGACTTTTCTTTAAGCATACGTATACACACAGGGATGGGTAACCACTCTCTAGGCACGTGGCAGAGCATAGATAACAGCAGgcacacccacaaacacacagTTTACAGACACGCAAGAAACACATCCAAGAATACATCATCACACACACAGGCACTGTGTATGCATCCGTCCCATGCAGTCACGCACAGACAACATGCCCACAAATACATACACGTGcaacaaatacttctttttttttttttttttgagacaggatcttgttctgttgtccaggctggagtgtggtggcatgatcatggctcactgcagccttggcttccctggcctcaagcaatcctcccacctcagcctcctgagtagctgggaccataggcctgtgccaccacacctggctaattttttttttttttggagagatggcgtctcactatgttacccagtctggtctcgaactcctggccttgagtaatcctcccatctctgctttccaaagtgctgggattgcataagccactatgccccgCCAGTATTTCTGAAAACACATAATTatgcaaacatatatacatacagacaaccatagacacaaacacagagatccacagacacattaaaaacacagcccaagcctgtaattccagcactttgggaggccgagacgggcggatcacgaggtcaggagatcaagaccagcctggctaacacggtgaaaccccgtctctaccaaaaaagacaaaaaactagccgggcgaggtggcgtgcgcctgtagtcccagctacccgggaggctgaggcaggagaatggcgggaacccgggaggcggagcttgcagtgagctgagatccggccactacactccagcctgggcgacagagcgagactccgtctcaaaaaaaaaaaaaaaaaaaaccacacagccacacacacccGCCTAAAACTCAAGCAtgaggccgggcaccgtggcttacacctgtaatctcagcactttgggaggccgaggcgggtggatcacctgaagtcaggagttcgagaccagcctggccaacatggggaaaccccatctctactaaaaaatacaaaaattagccgggcatggtggtacatgcctgtaatcccagctactttggaggttgaggtgggagaatcgctcgaatctgggaggcgaaggttacagtgagccgagatcgtgccacggcactccagcctgggaaaaagaaaaaaaatggggccaggcacagtggcttacgcctgtcatcccaacactttgggaggctgaggcaggaggatggcttgaacccaggagttcgagaccagcctgggcgacgtgACGAGACtgcatctctgcaaaaaaaaaaattaaaaattagccaggtgtcgtgttgcacacccatagtcccagctgcctgggaggctgaggtgggaggattgtttgagcccagaagttggagactgcagtgagctatgatcgcaccactgcactccagcctgggtgacagattaagACCCTGgctccaaaataataattttaaaaaagcagggGAAAGGGGAGTGGCAAAGGACATAGAAGGCGCTCACTAAATCCTTGTGGGCCAAATCTGGTGGGCCAAATGCAGCCATCTGGTACTCATGGGAGACATACAGATATGTGAACAGCCCAGTCCCCACTGGAGTCTTGGTGGGAACACACAGGGGCTGAGAGCAGAACCCCGAGCTGGACTCTGCTCCCTACCCCCAGAACGAGCGGGAGAATACTAGCTATGATGTGACCACTCTGCAGGATGAGGAGGGTGAGCTGCCTGACTTTCCAGGTGAGCCCCCACCTCCCCACGCACTCCTGGCCGCCTTGTCCCCTGGGGCCCTGGGAGACGGAGCCTGGACCTCTAGGTGTGGGGGAGTTTGAAGCTGGGAGGGAGGTATGTACTCTTCCGTTTTTTAAATTCTGCTTGCCTAAGTCTGCCCTGGGGACCCTGATCCACCACTCCAGCCCTCCACCTCCTGTCCCCTGTGGCCCAGGCCCCCGGGGCCTGACTCTGTGTCCCCCTCCAGGGGCCGAGGCGCTGCTGTCCAGGCAACTCAGCCCGTCGGCCCAGGAACGCCTGGCCTCACTGCAGGAACAGGTGGCTGTGCTCACCAGACAGAACCAGGAACTGATGGAGAAGGTCCAGGTAGGGAAAGTGAGGCTGGGGACAGATCTGAGGACCTAGGGCTGGTTCCCTGAGGTCAGGGTGGGCAGGGAAAGTGGCAAAGCTGCCCTGTGTCCCCACGGTCACATCAACCCCTGCCAGactcctgccccccaccccactccccagatCCTGGAGAACTTTGAGAAGGATGAGACACAGATGGAAGTGGAAGCTTCAGCAGAGGTCATCCCTCTTGCCCTCTATGACTCTCTCCGGGCCGAGTTTGACCAGCTGCGCAGGCAGCACGCTGAGGCCCTGCAGGCACTGAGGCAGCAGGAGACACGAGAGGTCCCCAGAGAAGAGAGGGCGGCCTATGGGGAGAGTGAGGGTGTTGGAGCCACAGCCACCAAAAACGGGCCAACCCACATGGAGCTAAATGGCTCAGTGGCTCCAGAAACCAAAGTTAATggagctgagaccacagatgaGAAGGCTGCAGGAGATGAAACCATGGAAGCCAGGACTATGGAAGCCACGTCCGCGGCAGCTGAGGCCACGGGAGCCACGGCCACAGAGACAAAACCCACAGGGGCTGAGGTCAGAGAAATGGAGACTgtagaagaggaagcaaacatggAAACTAAGCCCACAGGACTGCAGACCACAGACACAGAGGCCACAGGAGTGGAGGCCATGGGAGTGGAGgccacaaaaacaaaagcagaggaAGCAGAAGTGCTGGCCTGCAGAGCGGGTGCTGGGCAACCAGAGCCCCCAGTCACAGGGACCACAAACATGGAGGCCACAGGCTCTAGGGCCACGGGGGTAGAAGCCACAGGATTCGGTGCCACAGGTGTAGAGAACCCTGGGGTAGAGGCCATGGCCCCGGGGGTCTCTGCTGGCCCTGTCCTACATCCTGGTGCTGCAGAGGCCTCGGAAAAGCTTCAAGTAGAGCTGGAGACCAGGATTCGCGGCTTGGAGGAGGCGCTCCGGCAGCGGGAGCGGGAGGCAGCTGCGGAGCTGGAGGCGGCCCTGGGGAAGTGCGAGGCCGCGGAAGCTGAGGCGGGCCGGCTGCGAGAGCGCGTCCGCGAGGCCGAGGGCAGCGGGGCCAGCGTGGAGAGGGGTGGCGGCGACACTGCACAGCTGCGGGCCGCCCTGGAGCAGGCCCGGGAGGATCTCCGAGACCGGGACTCCCGCCTGCGGGAGCTGGAGGCGGCCTCGGCCTGCCTGGATGAGGCTCGCGCCAGCCGGCTACTCGCCGAGGAGGAGGCCCGGGGCCTGCGGGCGGAGCTGGCCCAGCGGGAAGAGGCGCGGCTGGAGCAGAGCCGGGAGCTGGAGGTGCTGCGGGAGCAGCTGGCCACGGCCAAGGCCACGGGGGAGCAGCAGCGCACGGCGGCCGCGGAGCTGGGCCGGGCACGGGACGCGGCCGAAGCCCGAGTGGCTGAGCTGGCTGCGGCCTGCGAGGAGGCGCGGCAGGGCCTGGCCGAGCTGCGGGAGGCCTCCGAGGCCCTCCGCCAGTCCGTGGTGCCGGCCACTGAGCACCGCCGGCTGCAGGAGGAGGCCCTGGAGCTGCGGGGCCGGGCAGCCAGTCTGGAGCAGGAGGTGGTGGCCACGGGCAAGGAGGCCGCCCGGCTGCGCGCGGAGCTGGAGCGGGAGCGTGTGTGCAGCGTGGCTCTCTCCGAGCACGAACGCATCGTGGGCGTCCTGCAGGCCAACGTGGCACAGCTGGaggggcagctggaggagctgggaCGGCGGCATGAGAAGACCAGTGCAGAGGTCTTCCAGGTGAGCAGGGCTGGCCCCCACCCAGCACCCCAGCGGCCACGTGGCGGCCTTTTTTTAGCCCCCCAGCCCTGAGGTGTTTTGACCCCATCGATTTTACTTGAacagacttattttattttttaatttaattttttttattttttattttttgagagggagtctcgctctgtcgcgcaggctggaatgtagtggcgcgatctcggctcactgcaagctccacctgggTTCACagcgttctcctgcctcagcctccagagtagctgggactacaggtgcctgccaccacgcccagctaactttttgtattttgtttagtagagatggggtttcaccgtgttagccaggatggtctcgatatcctgaccttgtgatccacccccctcggcctcccaaagtgctgggattacaggcgtgagccaccgcgcccactggcttccttccttccttccttccttccttctttccttcctcccttccttcctcccttcctcccttcctcttcctcttcctcttcctctttctctttctctttctctttctccttctcttccccctcttccccttcccttcctctcctttctttttgtttttcagacagggtctggctctgtcaccaaggctggagtgcagtggcacaatcatagctcactgcaacctccacctcctgggatcaagcaatcctcccacctcagcctcccaagtagctggtaccacaggtgtgcaccaccatgctcatctaactttttaattttttgtgaagacggggttttgctatgttgcccagggtggtctcaaattcctgaattcatggctgggcgcggtggctcacgcttgtaatcccagcactttgggaggccaaggtgggtggatcacctgaggtcagcagttcaacaccagcctggccaacatagcaaaaccccatctctactaaaagtacaaaaagttagctggatgtggtgatgggtgcctgtaatcccagctactcaagaggctaaggtaggaaatttgcttgaattcgggaggtggaggttgcagtgagccaagatgatgctactgcactgcagcctgggtgacagagggagactccatctcaaaaagcaaaaacagaaacttCAGCATGAGTCCACtggattaaaaataatgaaatctggccagttgcagtggctcacacctgtaactccagcaatttgagaagccaaggcgggcagatcacatgagcccaggagctcgaaaccagcctgggcaacatggcaaaaccccatctcgacaaaaaatacaagaaaacaggttgggtgtggtggctcttgcctttaatcccagcactttgggaagctgaggcaggcagatcacctgaggtcaggagtttgagaacagcctggccaacgtggtgaaaccccatctttactaaaaatacaaaaattaggttggcattgtggcacgtgcctgtactcccacctactcaggaggctgaggcatgagaatcgcttgaacccgggaggcggagtttgcagtgagccaagattgcaccactgcactccagcctgggcagcagagcaagactctgtatcaaaaaaaaaaaaaacaacaagaaaacagtagccagggtcgggcacggtggctcaagcctgtaatcccagcactttgggaggccgaggtgggcgaatcaagaggtcaggagatcgagaccatcctggctaacacagtgaaacccccgtctctactaaaaatacaaaaaattaaccagcctggtggcaggcgcctgtagtcccagctactcagaaggctgaggcaggagaatgggatgaacccaggaggcagagcttgcagtgagctgagataacgccactgcactccagcctgggcgacagagcgagactccgtctcaaaaaaaaaaaaaaagaaaaagaaaaagaaaaaaacaacgaaaacagtagccgggcgtggtggcatgcacctgtggtcccagctacttagaaggccgaggtggaaggatcccttgagcctgaaagattgaggctacagtgagctatgatcgcaccactgtactccagccaggacTGCAGCTCtggagcaacagagcaagactctgtgtttaaaaaaatccaggccgggcgcggtggctcaagcctgtaatcccagcactttgggaggctgagacgggtggatcacgaggtcaggagatcgagaccatcctggctaacacggtgaaaccccgtctctactaaaaaatacaaaaaactagccgggcgaggcggcgggcgcctgtagtcccagctactcgggaggctgaggcaggagaatggcgggaacccgggaggcggagcttgcagtgagccgagatctggtcactgcgctccagtctgggcgacagagcaagactccgtctcaaaaaaaaaaaaaaaaaaaaatcccaaaatacaaaaacaaagtaGAAGGGTCATATGAATTCTGGGGTCTA
The sequence above is a segment of the Macaca nemestrina isolate mMacNem1 chromosome 20, mMacNem.hap1, whole genome shotgun sequence genome. Coding sequences within it:
- the LOC105487173 gene encoding ankyrin repeat domain-containing protein 24 isoform X6; protein product: MKQLCLCAAASFALRLSPTDLGSCPPCGPCPIPKPAARGRRQSQDWGKSDERLLQAVENNDAPRVATLIARKGLVPTKLDPEGKSAFHLAAMRGAASCLEVMIAHGANVMSTDGAGYNALHLAAKYGHPQCLKQLLQASCVVDVVDSSGWTALHHAVAGGCLSCSEVLCSFKAHLNPQDRSGATPLIIAAQMCHTDLCRLLLQQGAAANDQDLQGRTALMLACEGASPETVEVLLQGGAQPGITDALGQDAAHYGALAGDKLILHLLQEAAQRPSPPSEDDSGEASSQNSMSSHGKQGAPKKRKAPPPPASIPMPAPSKGRGPGGEQDDRDAYEEIVRLRQERGRLLQKIRGLEQHKERRQQESPEASSLHSLERQVQELQQLLVERQEEKENLGREVESLQSRLSLLENERENTSYDVTTLQDEEGELPDFPGAEALLSRQLSPSAQERLASLQEQVAVLTRQNQELMEKVQILENFEKDETQMEVEASAEVIPLALYDSLRAEFDQLRRQHAEALQALRQQETREVPREERAAYGESEGVGATATKNGPTHMELNGSVAPETKVNGAETTDEKAAGDETMEARTMEATSAAAEATGATATETKPTGAEVREMETVEEEANMETKPTGLQTTDTEATGVEAMGVEATKTKAEEAEVLACRAGAGQPEPPVTGTTNMEATGSRATGVEATGFGATGVENPGVEAMAPGVSAGPVLHPGAAEASEKLQVELETRIRGLEEALRQREREAAAELEAALGKCEAAEAEAGRLRERVREAEGSGASVERGGGDTAQLRAALEQAREDLRDRDSRLRELEAASACLDEARASRLLAEEEARGLRAELAQREEARLEQSRELEVLREQLATAKATGEQQRTAAAELGRARDAAEARVAELAAACEEARQGLAELREASEALRQSVVPATEHRRLQEEALELRGRAASLEQEVVATGKEAARLRAELERERVCSVALSEHERIVGVLQANVAQLEGQLEELGRRHEKTSAEVFQVQREALFMKSERHAAEAQLATAEQQLRGLRTEAERARQAQSRAQEALDKAKEKDKKITELSKEVFSLKEALKEQPAALATPEVEALRDQVKDLQQQLQEAARDHSSVVALYRSHLLYAIQGQMDEDVQQILSQILQMQRLQAQGR